A single genomic interval of Astyanax mexicanus isolate ESR-SI-001 chromosome 4, AstMex3_surface, whole genome shotgun sequence harbors:
- the LOC111189331 gene encoding zinc finger protein 239-like, which produces MKPSPDMEKHQHSVKSFTQQSNLKKHQHIHTGEKPYHCSDCGKSFTEQSKLKIHQRIHTGEKPYHCSDCGKSFTTQSDLKKHQRIHTGEKPYYCFDCGKSFNQQSNLKSHQRIHTGEKPFHCSDCGRSFNQQSHLKSHQRIHTGEKLHHCSDCGKSFTKQSNLKIHQRIHTGEKLHHCSDCGKSFTTQSDLKKHQRIHTGEKPYYCFDCGKRFTEQSNLKSHQRIHTGEKPFHCSDCGRSFNQQSTLKIHQRIHTGEKPYYCSDCEKSFTTQSHLKKHQRIHTGEKNVPNLSHGN; this is translated from the coding sequence atgaagccaagtcccgacatggagaaacatcagcactctgtcaagagttttactcaacagagtaatctcaaaaaacaccagcacattcacacaggagagaaaccgtatcactgctcagactgtgggaagagttttactgaacagagtaaactcaaaatacatcaacgcattcacacaggagagaaaccgtatcactgctcagactgtgggaagagttttactacacagagtgatctcaaaaaacaccagcgcattcacacaggagagaaaccgtattactgtttcgactgtgggaagagttttaatcaacagagtaatctcaaaagtcaccagcgcattcacacaggagagaaaccgtttcactgctcagactgtgggaggagttttaatcaacagagtcatctcaaaagtcaccagcgcattcacacaggagagaaactgcatcactgctcagattgtgggaagagttttactaaacagagtaatctcaaaatacaccagcgcattcacacaggagagaaactgcatcactgctcagactgtgggaagagttttactacacagagtgatctcaaaaaacaccagcgcattcacacaggagagaaaccgtattactgtttcgactgtgggaagcgttttactgaacagagtaatctcaaaagtcaccagcgcattcacacaggagagaaaccgtttcactgctcagactgtgggaggagttttaatcaacagagtactctcaaaatacaccagcgcattcacacaggagagaaaccgtattactgctcagactgtgagaagagttttactacacagagtcatctcaaaaaacaccagcgcattcacacaggagagaaaaatgtcccaaatttgtcccatggcaattaa